A genomic stretch from Leptodactylus fuscus isolate aLepFus1 chromosome 10, aLepFus1.hap2, whole genome shotgun sequence includes:
- the P3H3 gene encoding prolyl 3-hydroxylase 3 — protein sequence MQAPVLLLSLSLVCSLTLQPPDELLWHGVSLFSKGEWSEARDKLWGALRTLQEVRGARLKCGEECGLQRAPLEEAVMERAECLLSCERLRLGEPSMYRLTQDTEKTFHKGALYNYLQVAHYRLEELDEAAAAAYTFYVRNPHHEQIQGDVTRYRTMKGVLEESFRDLEEPPYKVLFAQAMSLLSQERTTTAVLRLEESLSSFLSTLHDCRTLCEGTRERENETHRDFPEVIAEYYAQVLQCKQRCILDVSLTPGQKRSQQDILVSHLQLLQQGYSQLGDLESAAQIARSLLLFHPHNETVQESLRGYEEKLESTSEIRPRENIASYVRQVLSEKKLLYYVMENLGIDFQDPDLWTPEEIIPESLRERIRTEQAAAEESGGQLPYEEVKVTLTPRQMNGTSRVTLDGVLTDEECEALLGLVQEAEASGEAFKRRRSPHTPHERTQGLTVLQALQLSLSGLVDRNRAHFLYHATERTRLLTQSYFEKEKLHFSYSQLVCRSAIEGEQEGRSDLSHPVHADNCILDPEEKACWREPPAYIHRDYSGMLYLNDDFLGGDLFFTELDGTSVTAEVRPQCGRLVLFGSGGENAHGVRAVTEGRRCEIALWFTASAEHAEQERIQAKTIVTGESGKTEETESKPPRTGREASRTGTSQNEDTEKPSGRQQRRRVARKIRDEL from the exons ATGCAGGCCCCTGTGCTGCTCCTGAGCCTGAGTCTGGTCTGTTCTCTGACCCTGCAGCCCCCCGATGAGTTGCTCTGGCATGGGGTCTCTCTCTTCTCTAAGGGTGAGTGGTCGGAGGCTCGggacaaactctggggggctctGCGGACCCTACAGGAGGTGCGGGGGGCCCGGCTGAAATGTGGGGAGGAATGTGGGCTCCAAAGGGCCCCACTGGAGGAGGCAGTGATGGAGAGAGCTGAGTGCTTGCTGAGCTGTGAGCGCCTGAGGCTGGGGGAGCCCTCCATGTATCGCCTGACCCAGGACACAGAGAAGACCTTTCATAAAGGGGCGCTCTACAACTACCTACAAGTGGCCCATTACAGG CTGGAGGAGTTGGATGAAGCGGCCGCCGCTGCCTACACTTTCTATGTAAGGAACCCCCATCATGAGCAGATCCAGGGGGATGTGACCCGCTATCGCACCATGAAAGGGGTTCTAGAAGAGAGTTTCCGAGACCTGGAGGAGCCGCCCTACAAG gTTCTGTTCGCCCAAGCGATGTCTCTGCTATCTCAGGAGAGAACGACGACCGCAGTCCTGAGGCTGGAGGAGTCGCTGAGCTCCTTTCTGTCTACGCTCCATGATTGCCGGACCCTCTGTGAGGGAACTCGAGAGCGCGAGAATGAAACGCACCGCGACTTCCCTGAGGTCATTGCAG AATATTACGCGCAGGTCCTGCAGTGTAAGCAGCGATGTATCCTGGACGTATCACTGACGCCAGGGCAGAAGCGATCTCAGCAGGATATCCTCGTATCTCATCTGCAGCTGCTTCAGCAGGGATACTCGCAAC TCGGAGACTTGGAGTCGGCCGCGCAGATTGCGCGCTCATTACTGCTATTCCATCCGCATAATGAAACCGTGCAAGAGAGTCTACGCGGATATGAAGAGAAACTGGAAAGCACAAGTGAGATCAGACCCCGAGAG AATATCGCGTCGTACGTGCGGCAGGTGCTGTCAGAGAAGAAGTTGTTGTATTACGTCATGGAGAACCTGGGCATTGACTTTCAAGATCCG GATCTATGGACCCCGGAGGAGATTATTCCGGAGAGTCTTAGAGAGAGAATCAG GACGGAGCAAGCAGCTGCCGAGGAGTCTGGAG GACAGCTTCCATACGAGGAGGTGAAGGTCACACTGACCCCAAGACAGATGAACGGGACGTCCCGAGTCACCCTGGATGGGGTCCTCACCGACGAGGAGTGTGAAGCTTTACTTGGTCTTGTGCAG GAAGCTGAAGCCTCTGGTGAGGCGTTCAAGAGAAGACGATCGCCTCATACACCTCATGAGCGAACCCAAGGCCTGACCGTCCTGCAAGCGCTTCAG TTGTCCTTATCAGGATTGGTGGATCGCAACCGCGCACATTTTCTCTATCACGCCACGGAGCGCACTCGTCTCCTGACCCAGTCTTACTTCGAGAAGGAGAAGTTACATTTCTCATACTCTCAGCTAGTGTGCCGGTCGGCCATTGAAG GAGAACAGGAGGGGCGCTCCGATCTCAGTCACCCCGTACACGCAGACAATTGTATCCTGGACCCTGAGGAGAAGGCGTGCTGGCGAGAGCCCCCGGCATACATCCACAGAGACTATAG CGGGATGCTGTATCTGAATGACGACTTTCTGGGCGGTGATCTCTTCTTTACGGAGCTGGACGGGACAAGCGTGACG GCGGAGGTCCGCCCCCAATGTGGCCGCTTGGTCCTGTTCGGCTCAGGGGGTGAGAATGCCCACGGGGTCCGTGCCGTGACAGAGGGCAGAAGATGCGAGATTGCGTTGTGGTTCACGGCGTCAGCGGAACACGCAGAACAG GAAAGAATTCAGGCAAAGACCATCGTGACGGGCGAGTCCGGTAAAACGGAGGAAACGGAAAGCAAACCCCCCAGAACCGGGAGAGAGGCTTCTAGGACGGGGACCTCCCAAAACGAAGACACCGAGAAACCATCCGGAAGACAACAGAGGCGGAGAGTCGCCAGGAAAATCAGAGATGAACTATAG